A part of Liolophura sinensis isolate JHLJ2023 chromosome 1, CUHK_Ljap_v2, whole genome shotgun sequence genomic DNA contains:
- the LOC135472278 gene encoding scavenger receptor cysteine-rich type 1 protein M130-like has translation MTVYMRWSEGDQIFAIHKVQINKVWLGGLRCSGTEASILDCKYGYFGDYQCSGFYKKPDVVYCGAPYTGEDFSLRLIGDSDTKPSRVEVRLFGEWGTICNQNFDENDAKAICSQLDIGLPSMFASVASKGTYQSGTGRIWLTNITCGVYVTGFRGCSLDLAGGTCDHSQDAGVVCGTFPDIQTFRPPPIHTYNHHWLITGVSVGSAGFVFILGVILAFLRFRLWRSNTRPAAIPQANQYAVPSSAGFSTGYDYTPPVQSNKY, from the exons ATGACTGTCTACATG aGATGGAGCGAGGGTGATCAAATCTTTGCTATTCACAAAGTCCAAATAAACAAAGTATGGTTGGGAGGCCTTAGGTGTTCTGGAACCGAAGCGTCTATCTTGGATTGTAAATACGGATACTTCGGAGATTACCAGTGTTCAGGATTTTACAAGAAACCTGATGTAGTTTACTGTG GAGCACCGTACACTGGTGAAGATTTCTCCTTGCGACTAATCGGCGATTCTGACACCAAGCCCAGCCGTGTAGAGGTTAGGTTATTTGGCGAATGGGGGACAATCTGTAACCAGAACTTTGATGAGAATGATGCTAAGGCGATCTGCAGTCAATTAGACATTGGCCTTCCCAG caTGTTTGCCAGCGTGGCTAGCAAAGGAACATATCAAAGTGGTACAGGCCGAATTTGGTTAACAAACATTACATGTGGTGTCTATGTGACGGGATTTAGAGGGTGTTCCTTGGACTTGGCAGGCGGAACCTGTGATCACTCCCAAGATGCTGGAGTTGTCTGCGGGACATTTCCAGACATACAAACTTTCCGTCCACCCCCTATCC ATACCTATAATCATCACTGGTTAATAACTGGAGTCTCAGTGGGGTCGGCTGGATTTGTGTTTATACTTGGTGTAATTCTCGCTTTCCTGAGATTTCGACTTTGGCGGTCAAACACG AGGCCAGCCGCCATACCACAGGCTAACCAGTACGCAGTTCCGAGCAGT
- the LOC135461427 gene encoding scavenger receptor cysteine-rich domain superfamily protein-like: protein MIPAWFFRQGCVLILLISVANVFCSEISPAGPLIRRSTYFGNLQVYDNNEWKNLTVSSLGIPEQKVLCRQLGDPADWTYYHNNGFPSTNHLSLDITCVGNETSLSKCPTVRKSFTQSNDRQIYLRCERLSFLLEYGNARDGLVVVSDSVHNYPVCVDNIFDGIMARTVCKSLGLNSSSPLVMYPNIYKRRITRAIKLKLTCSENKTDCEFHTTNTNEFCEDSTGITYLTIGAVFCKDEALEYRLSKYDNETIGRLDVNISGAWGPVCDTANDIGFAQMACHAMGSPSTDARYYTGLYSGGDFGRQALNLEYCIPMKGSDSGFCKYSMIGNPCDNQGYLALSCANATEGQIRLLTHTTGTDSGTLQIYHDDEWLGIGVNSSEASALQVGYCGLQNSQHVYKWRRCDDQETNCRGVAE from the exons ATGATTCCAGCATGGTTTTTCAGACAAG GTTGCGTGTTGATTCTACTCATCAGTGTTGCAAATGTATTCTGTTCCGAAATTTCACCCG CAGGACCCCTCATTCGAAGATCTACGTATTTTGGTAACTTGCAAGTCTACGATAACAATGAATGGAAGAATTTAACCGTGTCTTCGTTAGGCATTCCGGAGCAGAAGGTTTTATGTCGGCAGTTAGGAGATCCAGC TGACTGGACATATTACCACAATAATGGCTTTCCATCTACTAATCATCTGTCCCTTGATATCACCTGTGTGGGCAATGAAACGAGCCTGTCTAAGTGCCCAACTGTCAGAAAGTCATTCACTCAGAGCAACGATAGACAGATATACCTTCGCTGTGAAA GATTAAGCTTTCTGTTAGAATATGGAAATGCAAGGGACGGGCTCGTCGTGGTGAGTGATTCAGTGCACAATTACCCCGTGTGTGTGGATAACATATTTGACGGGATTATGGCTAGAACAGTTTGTAAGAGTTTGGGTTTAAACAG CTCGAGCCCCCTTGTTATGTACCCGAATATCTACAAGCGGAGAATCACACGTGCTATCAAGCTTAAATTAACATGTTCAGAAAATAAGACTGACTGTGAATTTCATACGACGAATACAAATGAGTTTTGTGAGGATTCAACCGGTATAACATACTTGACCATTGGGGCAGTCTTTTGCAAGGACGAAG CCTTGGAATACCGATTATCTAAATATGATAACGAAACTATTGGGAGACTGGATGTCAATATTAGCGGTGCCTGGGGACCTGTGTGCGACACGGCGAACGACATAGGATTTGCTCAGATGGCTTGCCATGCTATGGGATCACCCAG TACGGATGCACGGTATTACACCGGACTATACAGTGGCGGGGACTTTGGCAGGCAGGCACTCAATCTCGAGTATTGTATACCCATGAAAGGATCAGATAGTGGTTTCTGCAAATACAGCATGATTGGTAACCCGTGTGATAACCAAGGGTACCTCGCCTTGTCATGTGCAAATG CTACAGAAGGGCAGATTCGGTTGCTCACCCATACAACTGGTACAGATTCCGGCACATTACAAATTTATCACGACGATGAATGGCTGGGTATTGGAGTTAATTCTTCCGAAGCATCAGCTCTACAGGTGGGCTACTGTGGCTTGCAGAACTCTCAACATGTCTAC AAATGGCGTAGATGTGATGATCAGGAAACAAACTGTCGAGGTGTGGCTGAATAA
- the LOC135481933 gene encoding scavenger receptor cysteine-rich type 1 protein M160-like isoform X2 translates to MVFSVTTSWLLINATASLFSLNGSDPTSGYLEYNKTPITVSSTSALLERTVLEQICSKLGFRAYPLFKLSVRNLPRNSSWYGVDGCVYGCYDIYLECQEFPFRLDQAGNIRVWFKDTASALCAHITAQDAMTLCKKFHQTSTFRGQMEIWNLNGSCPNWFEFGSSCEAITPVVSNACGEKDLAAIRCQRTGLVKRYRLKSWGRGGIRGTLEIRDENDWSPVCSDMFSLTDAAVACRTLGYPSSDANYNKRKLRSGRAGGTGRFNCQGDEKSLDDCPGFIHDNSKCISYDTVEISCQNAYEGKLRLTGGYDGVLGRLEVFYNNTWGTICDNSFGEAELSTACSQITEGRVRRGRHIFYDEVLPPSTVDDILLDAVDCWFRPDLLVDCDHKPWGNHSCTANNIVRLSCSEEPRFRLVGGDDTSGRLEVYHDNQWGTICGRHFGENEARAACKTLNFSSVVVQVFLRKSTNGTRRIWLDDLSCGSEVERLNDCVGWHWGKIDYRCSGYTDVHLSCPSPDRKKIHFSLAASGAAEAGVVRLKDEWEDGDICMASPSKDTAVVACRTLGLPTDHVTLLAESQFRKDFISYAVMNGVRCRGHEANLLDCSFLSLKSSPCDAANKLVVACGRSLGPDYSVRLVGSDHQNVGRLEVLRYGVWGTVCNTGVDIKTLKVACRELGLPTSPVRRLNATKYRRGAAMIWLDKIQCHGHEDRLELCDKSETGKWCLGHERDLAIQCGKLQVTSNGGAIAGGVIGGLLLLVIITTIVCWLAKRRNSSPLPPVQRPSQPFGTYGEMPPSRPSREQDSFSQPPPDYQDINMTTVPISSTASTYPLPSDKTAPPPSYDELFGHSHPCVQEHTM, encoded by the exons ATGGTGTTCAGTGTGACAACGTCATGGCTTCTGATTAACGCAACTGCGTCCT TATTTAGTCTGAATGGGTCAGACCCGACAAGTGGGTACCTTGAATACAACAAAACTCCCATCACGGTCTCATCAACTTCCGCCCTCTTAGAAAGAACTGTGTTAGAGCAGATCTGTTCAAAGCTTGGATTCAG AGCATATCCACTGTTCAAACTTTCGGTAAGGAACTTGCCCCGGAACAGCAGCTGGTATGGTGTCGATGGTTGTGTCTATGGCTGCTATGATATCTATCTGGAATGTCAAG AGTTTCCATTTCGACTGGATCAGGCCGGGAACATCCGGGTGTGGTTTAAGGACACGGCCTCAGCGCTGTGTGCCCACATCACCGCTCAGGATGCTATGACTTTATGTAAGAAGTTTCACCAAACCAG TACATTCAGGGGCCAAATGGAAATATGGAATCTGAATGGTTCGTGTCCCAATTGGTTTGAATTTGGAAGCAGTTGTGAGGCCATAACGCCTGTGGTGTCTAATGCTTGTGGTGAAAAAGATCTTGCTGCTATTCGCTGTCAAAGAACAG GTCTTGTGAAGAGATATCGTCTGAAGAGCTGGGGTAGAGGCGGAATCCGCGGAACACTAGAGATACGAGATGAAAACGACTGGAGCCCAGTTTGCTCGGACATGTTCAGTTTGACCGATGCTGCAGTGGCTTGTCGTACACTAGGGTACCCAAG TTCTGATGCGAACTACAATAAACGAAAGCTAAGGAGTGGTCGTGCTGGTGGAACAGGCCGTTTTAACTGCCAAGGAGACGAGAAATCTTTGGACGATTGTCCGGGATTCATCCACGACAACAGCAAGTGCATTTCATACGACACCGTAGAGATATCGTGTCAAAACG CGTACGAAGGGAAATTGCGACTGACAGGAGGCTACGATGGAGTGTTGGGACGGTTGGAGGTATTTTACAACAACACTTGGGGAACAATTTGTGACAATTCCTTTGGGGAGGCGGAACTGTCCACAGCTTGTAGTCAGATCACAGAAGGCCGAGTCAG GCGAGGACGTCACATCTTTTATGACGAAGTTCTACCACCATCCACAGTAGATGACATCCTATTGGATGCTGTCGACTGCTGGTTTCGCCCAGATTTACTGGTGGACTGTGATCATAAACCATGGGGAAATCACAGCTGTACAGCAAACAATATCGTCCGACTCTCGTGCA GTGAAGAGCCCCGGTTTCGTCTCGTTGGCGGTGACGACACATCCGGGCGCCTGGAAGTCTATCATGACAATCAGTGGGGAACAATCTGTGGTCGTCATTTTGGTGAAAACGAGGCTCGTGCTGCCTGTAAAACTTTGAACTTCTCCAG TGTAGTCGTGCAGGTGTTTTTGAGAAAGTCAACGAATGGGACAAGAAGAATATGGCTGGACGATTTAAGTTGTGGTAGCGAGGTAGAGCGTCTGAATGACTGTGTCGGTTGGCACTGGGGTAAAATAGATTACCGGTGTTCTGGTTATACAGATGTCCATCTCAGCTGCCCTTCGCCAG atagaaaaaaaatccatttttctCTAGCGGCATCGGGCGCCGCTGAAGCGGGAGTCGTTCGTTTGAAAGACGAATGGGAAGACGGGGATATCTGTATGGCCAGCCCCTCAAAAGATACAGCCGTTGTGGCCTGTCGGACGTTAGGCTTACCGAC AGACCACGTAACACTCTTGGCAGAAAGCCAGTTTCGGAAAGACTTCATCAGCTACGCTGTGATGAATGGTGTTAGATGCAGAGGACACGAAGCTAATTTGTTAGATTGTTCGTTTTTGTCATTAAAGTCCTCGCCCTGTGATGCTGCTAACAAGCTCGTCGTGGCGTGTG GAAGATCTCTGGGCCCCGATTATTCTGTGAGACTTGTGGGTAGCGATCACCAGAACGTTGGAAGGCTAGAGGTTTTAAGGTACGGCGTGTGGGGTACAGTGTGCAATACCGGTGTAGACATCAAGACACTCAAAGTTGCTTGCCGTGAATTGGGACTACCCAC ATCTCCTGTGAGAAGACTTAATGCCACTAAGTACAGGAGAGGGGCTGCGATGATCTGGTTGGACAAGATACAATGCCATGGGCACGAGGATAGACTAGAATTGTGTGACAAATCTGAAACCGGGAAGTGGTGTTTAGGGCATGAGAGGGATTTGGCCATTCAATGTGGAAAACTGCAAGTAACAT CTAATGGCGGGGCCATCGCCGGCGGTGTTATAGGAGGTCTTCTGTTACTGGTCATTATCACCACTATCGTATGCTGGCTAGCTAAACGACGAAACAGTTCACCTTTACCGCCAGTGCAACGCCCGAGTCAACCCTTTGGCACAT ATGGAGAAATGCCCCCTTCAAGACCTTCACGAGAACAGGACAGCTTTAGCCAGCCCCCTCCAGACTATCAGGACATCAACATGACAACTGTACCTATAAGTTCG ACAGCAAGTACTTATCCACTGCCTTCTGACAAGACAGCACCTCCGCCCAGCTATGATGAGCTGTTTGGACATAGTCATCCCTGTGTTCAGGAACATACAATGTGA
- the LOC135481933 gene encoding scavenger receptor cysteine-rich type 1 protein M160-like isoform X1 codes for MVFSVTTSWLLINATASLFSLNGSDPTSGYLEYNKTPITVSSTSALLERTVLEQICSKLGFRAYPLFKLSVRNLPRNSSWYGVDGCVYGCYDIYLECQEFPFRLDQAGNIRVWFKDTASALCAHITAQDAMTLCKKFHQTSEYVTIIPSTFRGQMEIWNLNGSCPNWFEFGSSCEAITPVVSNACGEKDLAAIRCQRTGLVKRYRLKSWGRGGIRGTLEIRDENDWSPVCSDMFSLTDAAVACRTLGYPSSDANYNKRKLRSGRAGGTGRFNCQGDEKSLDDCPGFIHDNSKCISYDTVEISCQNAYEGKLRLTGGYDGVLGRLEVFYNNTWGTICDNSFGEAELSTACSQITEGRVRRGRHIFYDEVLPPSTVDDILLDAVDCWFRPDLLVDCDHKPWGNHSCTANNIVRLSCSEEPRFRLVGGDDTSGRLEVYHDNQWGTICGRHFGENEARAACKTLNFSSVVVQVFLRKSTNGTRRIWLDDLSCGSEVERLNDCVGWHWGKIDYRCSGYTDVHLSCPSPDRKKIHFSLAASGAAEAGVVRLKDEWEDGDICMASPSKDTAVVACRTLGLPTDHVTLLAESQFRKDFISYAVMNGVRCRGHEANLLDCSFLSLKSSPCDAANKLVVACGRSLGPDYSVRLVGSDHQNVGRLEVLRYGVWGTVCNTGVDIKTLKVACRELGLPTSPVRRLNATKYRRGAAMIWLDKIQCHGHEDRLELCDKSETGKWCLGHERDLAIQCGKLQVTSNGGAIAGGVIGGLLLLVIITTIVCWLAKRRNSSPLPPVQRPSQPFGTYGEMPPSRPSREQDSFSQPPPDYQDINMTTVPISSTASTYPLPSDKTAPPPSYDELFGHSHPCVQEHTM; via the exons ATGGTGTTCAGTGTGACAACGTCATGGCTTCTGATTAACGCAACTGCGTCCT TATTTAGTCTGAATGGGTCAGACCCGACAAGTGGGTACCTTGAATACAACAAAACTCCCATCACGGTCTCATCAACTTCCGCCCTCTTAGAAAGAACTGTGTTAGAGCAGATCTGTTCAAAGCTTGGATTCAG AGCATATCCACTGTTCAAACTTTCGGTAAGGAACTTGCCCCGGAACAGCAGCTGGTATGGTGTCGATGGTTGTGTCTATGGCTGCTATGATATCTATCTGGAATGTCAAG AGTTTCCATTTCGACTGGATCAGGCCGGGAACATCCGGGTGTGGTTTAAGGACACGGCCTCAGCGCTGTGTGCCCACATCACCGCTCAGGATGCTATGACTTTATGTAAGAAGTTTCACCAAACCAG CGAATATGTAACCATTATTCCCAGTACATTCAGGGGCCAAATGGAAATATGGAATCTGAATGGTTCGTGTCCCAATTGGTTTGAATTTGGAAGCAGTTGTGAGGCCATAACGCCTGTGGTGTCTAATGCTTGTGGTGAAAAAGATCTTGCTGCTATTCGCTGTCAAAGAACAG GTCTTGTGAAGAGATATCGTCTGAAGAGCTGGGGTAGAGGCGGAATCCGCGGAACACTAGAGATACGAGATGAAAACGACTGGAGCCCAGTTTGCTCGGACATGTTCAGTTTGACCGATGCTGCAGTGGCTTGTCGTACACTAGGGTACCCAAG TTCTGATGCGAACTACAATAAACGAAAGCTAAGGAGTGGTCGTGCTGGTGGAACAGGCCGTTTTAACTGCCAAGGAGACGAGAAATCTTTGGACGATTGTCCGGGATTCATCCACGACAACAGCAAGTGCATTTCATACGACACCGTAGAGATATCGTGTCAAAACG CGTACGAAGGGAAATTGCGACTGACAGGAGGCTACGATGGAGTGTTGGGACGGTTGGAGGTATTTTACAACAACACTTGGGGAACAATTTGTGACAATTCCTTTGGGGAGGCGGAACTGTCCACAGCTTGTAGTCAGATCACAGAAGGCCGAGTCAG GCGAGGACGTCACATCTTTTATGACGAAGTTCTACCACCATCCACAGTAGATGACATCCTATTGGATGCTGTCGACTGCTGGTTTCGCCCAGATTTACTGGTGGACTGTGATCATAAACCATGGGGAAATCACAGCTGTACAGCAAACAATATCGTCCGACTCTCGTGCA GTGAAGAGCCCCGGTTTCGTCTCGTTGGCGGTGACGACACATCCGGGCGCCTGGAAGTCTATCATGACAATCAGTGGGGAACAATCTGTGGTCGTCATTTTGGTGAAAACGAGGCTCGTGCTGCCTGTAAAACTTTGAACTTCTCCAG TGTAGTCGTGCAGGTGTTTTTGAGAAAGTCAACGAATGGGACAAGAAGAATATGGCTGGACGATTTAAGTTGTGGTAGCGAGGTAGAGCGTCTGAATGACTGTGTCGGTTGGCACTGGGGTAAAATAGATTACCGGTGTTCTGGTTATACAGATGTCCATCTCAGCTGCCCTTCGCCAG atagaaaaaaaatccatttttctCTAGCGGCATCGGGCGCCGCTGAAGCGGGAGTCGTTCGTTTGAAAGACGAATGGGAAGACGGGGATATCTGTATGGCCAGCCCCTCAAAAGATACAGCCGTTGTGGCCTGTCGGACGTTAGGCTTACCGAC AGACCACGTAACACTCTTGGCAGAAAGCCAGTTTCGGAAAGACTTCATCAGCTACGCTGTGATGAATGGTGTTAGATGCAGAGGACACGAAGCTAATTTGTTAGATTGTTCGTTTTTGTCATTAAAGTCCTCGCCCTGTGATGCTGCTAACAAGCTCGTCGTGGCGTGTG GAAGATCTCTGGGCCCCGATTATTCTGTGAGACTTGTGGGTAGCGATCACCAGAACGTTGGAAGGCTAGAGGTTTTAAGGTACGGCGTGTGGGGTACAGTGTGCAATACCGGTGTAGACATCAAGACACTCAAAGTTGCTTGCCGTGAATTGGGACTACCCAC ATCTCCTGTGAGAAGACTTAATGCCACTAAGTACAGGAGAGGGGCTGCGATGATCTGGTTGGACAAGATACAATGCCATGGGCACGAGGATAGACTAGAATTGTGTGACAAATCTGAAACCGGGAAGTGGTGTTTAGGGCATGAGAGGGATTTGGCCATTCAATGTGGAAAACTGCAAGTAACAT CTAATGGCGGGGCCATCGCCGGCGGTGTTATAGGAGGTCTTCTGTTACTGGTCATTATCACCACTATCGTATGCTGGCTAGCTAAACGACGAAACAGTTCACCTTTACCGCCAGTGCAACGCCCGAGTCAACCCTTTGGCACAT ATGGAGAAATGCCCCCTTCAAGACCTTCACGAGAACAGGACAGCTTTAGCCAGCCCCCTCCAGACTATCAGGACATCAACATGACAACTGTACCTATAAGTTCG ACAGCAAGTACTTATCCACTGCCTTCTGACAAGACAGCACCTCCGCCCAGCTATGATGAGCTGTTTGGACATAGTCATCCCTGTGTTCAGGAACATACAATGTGA